The following proteins come from a genomic window of Gadus morhua chromosome 11, gadMor3.0, whole genome shotgun sequence:
- the LOC115554217 gene encoding trypsin-1-like — MKSLIFVLLLGAVFAEEDKIVGGYECTKHSQAHQVSLNSGYHFCGGSLVSKDWVVSAAHCYKSRIEVRLGEHHIRVNEGTEQYISSSSVIRHPNYSSYNINNDIMLIKLSKPATLNQYVQPVALPTECAADGTMCTVSGWGNTMSSVADGDKLQCLSLPILSHADCANSYPGMITQSMFCAGYLEGGKDSCQGDSGGPVVCNGVLQGVVSWGYGCAERDHPGVYAKVCVLSGWVRDTMANY; from the exons ATGAAGTCTCTTATCTTCGTTCTGCTCCTCGGAGCTGTCT TCGCTGAGGAGGACAAGATCGTCGGAGGGTATGAGTGTACAAAGCACTCCCAGGCCCACCAGGTGTCTCTGAACTCTGGATACCACTTCTGTGGAGGCTCCCTGGTCAGCAAGGACTGGGTGGTGTCTGCTGCTCACTGCTACAAGTC cCGTATTGAGGTGCGTCTGGGCGAGCACCACATCAGGGTCAACGAGGGAACCGAGCAGTACATTTCCTCCTCCAGCGTCATCCGTCACCCCAACTACAGCTCCTACAACATCAACAACGACATCATGCTGATCAAGCTGAGCAAGCCCGCCACCCTGAACCAGTATGTGCAGCCTGTGGCCCTTCCCACCGAATGTGCTGCTGATGGCACCATGTGCACCGTGTCTGGCTGGGGAAACACCATGAGCTCCG TTGCTGACGGGGACAAGCTTCAGTGCCTGAGCCTGCCCATCCTCTCCCACGCCGACTGTGCCAACTCCTACCCTGGCATGATCACCCAGTCCATGTTCTGCGCTGGCTACCTGGAGGGAGGCAAGGACTCCTGCCAG GGAGACTCCGGTGGCCCCGTGGTGTGCAACGGTGTGCTGCAGGGTGTTGTGTCCTGGGGATACGGATGTGCCGAGAGGGACCATCCCGGTGTCTACGCCAAG GTCTGCGTTCTCTCGGGCTGGGTCCGCGACACCATGGCAAATTATTAA
- the LOC115554215 gene encoding trypsin-10-like, producing the protein MLKLPQPDHKATMKSLIFVLLLGAVFAEEDKIVGGYECTRHSQAHQVSLNSGYHFCGGSLVSKDWVVSAAHCYKSRIEVRLGEHHIRVNEGTEQFISSSSVIRHPNYSSYNIDNDIMLIKLSKPATLNQYVQTVALPTECAADGTMCTVSGWGNTMSSVDDGDKLQCLNLPILSHADCSNSYPGMITQSMFCAGYLEGGKDSCQGDSGGPVVCNGVLQGVVSWGYGCAERDNPGVYAKVCVLSGWVRDTMASY; encoded by the exons ATGCTCAAACTTCCTCAACCTGATCACAAAGCAACCATGAAGTCTCTTATCTTCGTTCTGCTCCTCGGAGCTGTCT TCGCTGAGGAGGACAAGATCGTCGGAGGGTATGAGTGTACGAGGCACTCCCAGGCCCACCAGGTGTCTCTGAACTCTGGATACCACTTCTGTGGAGGCTCCCTGGTCAGCAAGGACTGGGTGGTGTCTGCTGCTCACTGCTACAAGTC cCGTATTGAGGTGCGTCTGGGCGAGCACCACATCAGGGTCAACGAGGGAACCGAGCagttcatctcctcctccagcgtCATCCGTCACCCCAACTACAGCTCCTACAACATCGACAACGACATCATGCTGATCAAGCTGAGCAAGCCCGCCACCCTGAACCAGTATGTGCAGACTGTGGCCCTTCCCACCGAATGTGCTGCTGATGGCACCATGTGCACCGTGTCTGGCTGGGGAAACACCATGAGCTCCG TTGATGACGGGGACAAGcttcagtgcctgaacttaccCATCCTCTCCCACGCCGACTGTTCCAACTCCTACCCTGGCATGATCACCCAGTCCATGTTCTGCGCTGGCTACCTGGAGGGAGGCAAGGACTCCTGCCAG GGAGACTCCGGTGGCCCCGTGGTGTGCAACGGTGTGCTGCAGGGTGTTGTGTCCTGGGGATACGGATGTGCTGAGAGGGACAACCCCGGCGTCTACGCCAAG GTCTGCGTTCTCTCGGGCTGGGTTCGCGATACCATGGCAAGTTATTAA